The following proteins come from a genomic window of Pseudomonas cichorii:
- a CDS encoding SMP-30/gluconolactonase/LRE family protein, with protein MRQLRKKVSLLLLGSSLLATSQIMAADAASPITVVATSPSFSTLVEPNAKVELLTDGAKWAEGPLCLPDGRLLWSDVKANKVMSWDEKSGVTTLLDPAHYQNGRALDAEGRVVAASHGERAIVRQEKDGKWQTLVERYRGKRLNSPNDVIVDKSGHIWFSDPTFGVLNKAESYGGKPEQGGEYLYRYNPLLKELTRLKAPGLHSPNGLAFSPDQSLLYVADSQLAHDFKNPKLAHKIMVYQVHKGALSNGRTFAEITPGIPDGLKVDSKGNVWSSSKEGIQVFSPKGELLGKLQVAAEDTGNLAFCSAGSQHWAYVTSGNKVLRVQTLVGGSQE; from the coding sequence ATGCGGCAATTACGAAAGAAAGTGTCCCTGTTGCTATTGGGCAGCTCACTCTTGGCAACCAGCCAGATCATGGCTGCGGATGCGGCTTCGCCCATAACGGTGGTTGCCACCAGCCCTTCGTTTTCCACGCTAGTCGAGCCCAATGCGAAGGTGGAACTGCTCACCGACGGAGCAAAGTGGGCAGAAGGCCCGCTGTGCCTGCCAGATGGACGACTGCTCTGGAGTGACGTCAAGGCGAACAAAGTCATGAGTTGGGACGAGAAAAGCGGCGTCACGACCTTGCTGGATCCTGCTCACTATCAGAACGGGCGGGCACTGGATGCCGAGGGGCGCGTGGTTGCAGCCTCCCACGGCGAACGGGCAATCGTGCGTCAGGAAAAGGATGGCAAATGGCAAACCCTGGTCGAGAGATACAGGGGCAAACGCCTGAACAGCCCGAATGATGTCATCGTCGACAAGAGCGGCCATATCTGGTTCAGCGATCCGACCTTTGGCGTCTTGAACAAGGCAGAGAGTTACGGAGGAAAGCCGGAGCAGGGCGGTGAATACCTGTATCGCTATAACCCGCTGCTCAAGGAGCTGACGCGCCTCAAGGCACCGGGCCTTCATTCACCCAATGGCCTGGCCTTTTCGCCTGATCAAAGCCTGCTCTACGTCGCCGACTCGCAATTGGCCCACGACTTCAAGAACCCGAAGCTGGCCCACAAGATCATGGTCTATCAGGTACACAAGGGCGCACTGAGCAATGGCCGGACATTTGCCGAAATCACTCCGGGTATCCCTGACGGCCTCAAGGTCGACAGCAAAGGCAATGTCTGGAGCAGCAGCAAAGAAGGTATCCAGGTGTTCTCGCCAAAAGGCGAACTGCTGGGGAAATTGCAGGTGGCTGCAGAGGATACCGGCAACCTTGCATTCTGCTCTGCGGGCTCACAGCACTGGGCTTACGTGACGTCAGGTAACAAGGTATTGAGAGTGCAGACGCTGGTTGGAGGGAGTCAGGAGTAA
- a CDS encoding MFS transporter, with protein sequence MSGRTLNRWLVLLAVMMAFLPIVLDLTILHVAVPSLSMALQATGTEVLWIIDIYPLLMASLLIPMGTLADRVGHRRMLLLGLGIFCTGSVLAAFAPSAAALIGARAFMAFGAAMVMPCTLAIVRQTFNDEGERAMALGIWGAVASAGAALGPLAGGALLEHFWWGSVFLINVPVMLVVMPLVRAYIPMRLLSAGSNGKWPIGQALILIFGIMATVYGLKSGFRTGSSLLMTILFLAFGILMMCWFARKQLRSPDPMLDLSLFSVPAISAGVVMSLMVMGALAGVELMLAQELQFVLGQTPLEAGIFMLPLMIGSAVGGPLGGMILQATGLRRVASFSLLVSAVSLLGLALADLGSNGVRVIFILATLGLALSVGMTASSVAIMSNTPVEKAGSAGALEATSYDLGSGLGITVFGIILTSSYERSIRLPGDLPLNIAETAGRSIGETMMAAKALGGHQAQQLVLAGQQAFSSSHSLVLLAASALIGLVSIVVWKLLRSQ encoded by the coding sequence TTGTCGGGTAGAACTTTAAACCGCTGGCTGGTATTGCTGGCGGTCATGATGGCTTTCCTGCCGATCGTACTGGATCTGACCATTCTTCACGTGGCAGTCCCCTCGCTTTCCATGGCCCTGCAGGCAACCGGCACCGAGGTCCTGTGGATCATCGACATCTATCCGCTGCTGATGGCCAGCCTGTTGATCCCCATGGGGACACTCGCCGACAGAGTCGGTCATCGGCGCATGTTGCTGCTGGGGCTTGGCATCTTTTGTACGGGTTCGGTTCTTGCGGCATTTGCTCCGAGTGCCGCGGCCCTGATCGGGGCGCGTGCGTTCATGGCTTTTGGTGCTGCCATGGTCATGCCATGCACCCTGGCCATCGTTCGCCAGACGTTCAATGATGAAGGCGAACGGGCTATGGCGCTGGGCATCTGGGGTGCAGTCGCTTCCGCAGGAGCTGCCCTGGGACCGCTTGCTGGCGGGGCGCTGCTCGAGCATTTCTGGTGGGGCTCGGTATTCCTGATAAACGTGCCAGTGATGCTTGTTGTCATGCCTCTGGTGAGGGCCTATATCCCGATGCGTCTGCTATCGGCAGGCAGTAACGGAAAGTGGCCCATAGGCCAGGCCCTGATTCTGATCTTCGGCATCATGGCAACAGTATATGGCCTGAAATCCGGCTTCAGGACAGGCAGTTCCCTGTTGATGACGATTCTCTTCCTGGCATTCGGCATCCTGATGATGTGCTGGTTTGCACGTAAACAACTGCGCTCGCCCGACCCAATGCTCGACTTGAGCCTGTTTTCTGTTCCGGCGATCAGCGCAGGTGTTGTCATGTCACTGATGGTCATGGGAGCGCTTGCCGGGGTTGAGTTGATGCTCGCTCAGGAGCTGCAATTCGTGCTCGGGCAAACGCCTCTGGAGGCCGGAATTTTCATGCTGCCACTGATGATTGGCTCCGCTGTGGGCGGGCCACTGGGAGGCATGATTCTTCAGGCGACCGGGTTGAGACGGGTGGCGAGCTTTTCTCTATTGGTTTCTGCCGTATCGCTGTTGGGGCTGGCGCTTGCAGACCTGGGCAGCAACGGTGTGAGGGTCATTTTCATCCTGGCGACACTCGGACTGGCACTCAGCGTTGGCATGACAGCTTCTTCAGTCGCGATCATGAGCAATACGCCAGTCGAGAAAGCCGGCTCGGCCGGGGCTCTGGAGGCGACAAGTTATGATCTTGGCTCAGGGCTGGGGATCACGGTGTTCGGAATCATTCTGACGTCCAGCTATGAAAGATCGATCCGTCTGCCGGGTGACCTGCCCTTGAATATCGCCGAAACAGCAGGGCGCTCGATCGGCGAAACGATGATGGCTGCCAAGGCGCTGGGCGGGCATCAGGCGCAGCAACTCGTTCTGGCCGGGCAGCAGGCTTTCAGCTCATCACACAGTCTGGTTCTGCTCGCGGCTTCCGCCTTGATCGGTCTGGTGAGCATCGTCGTCTGGAAGCTGTTACGTAGCCAATAG
- a CDS encoding efflux RND transporter permease subunit, translating into MAQFFIDRPVFAWVIALFIVLAGLLAIPQLPVAQYPSVAPPQLELTATYPGASANSIDESVVSLIEQELNGVNNLLYFSSSSSQGTATMTITFQPGTNPELAKVDVQNRLKVIEPRLPRAVSQQGLQLEEISAGFLMIATLTSTDGRLDEIALSDYLTRNVINELKRLKGVGKAQLFGSERAMRIWIDPQKLVAFNLTPADVSQAIAEQNIQVAAGSIGDLPSSTDQELTATVMVKGQLSTPQEFAAIVLKSNTNGSTVTIGDVARVEVGAQNYNFATRLDGKASVAVGVQLAPAANAMSTATLVQQKLDELSRYFPAGVKYDIPYDTSPFVKVSITKVIHTLIEAMVLVFIVMFVFLQNIRYTLIPALVVPVALMGTFAVMYVIGFSINVLTLFGMVLAIGILVDDAIVVVENVERLMAQEGLSPREATCKAMEEISSAIIGITLVLTAVFIPMAFMSGSVGVIYQQFSISMAVAIVFSAFLALSLTPALCATMLKPIPANSHHEKKGFFGWFNRRFEQASQGYENLVSKAVGRIGRYMVIFLLLTGIMGLLFARLPSSFLPMEDQGYTITDIQLPPGASQQRTIEVARQIEAHNTRESGITNTVMILGFSFSGSGQNAALAFTTLKDWSERAAQDSAQSIADRATAVFSGLKDAMVFSLLPPPVEGLGTSGGFEVWLQDRSSQGYDAMRQARDELLRRASDSPILQNVREASLAETPQINIDVDRLQAHAMGVSFSDIASVLSTSLGSAYVNDFPNLGRMQQVIVQSEGDRRQQVEDLLRLEVKNRQGRMVPVSAFATIKWTKGPAQLTRYNGYSAISLSGEPAQGHSTGDAMEEMERLASGLPSGFALQWTGLSLQERISGGQVPLLLGLSMLVVFLCLAALYESWAIPAAVLMVVPLGIIGAVLAVTLRGMPNDVFFKVGMITIIGLSAKNAILIIEFATSLHAQGMGRVEASIRAARLRLRPIVMTSLAFIFGVVPLAFASGASSAGQQAIGTGVMGGMLTATLAVLFVPVFFVLIMGLRERAQRVSAGEE; encoded by the coding sequence ATGGCGCAGTTCTTTATCGACCGGCCGGTTTTTGCCTGGGTCATCGCATTGTTCATTGTGCTGGCCGGTCTGCTGGCAATACCTCAGCTGCCAGTGGCCCAATACCCCAGCGTTGCGCCGCCTCAACTCGAACTGACGGCCACTTACCCTGGCGCGTCCGCCAATAGCATCGATGAGAGCGTGGTGAGCCTGATCGAGCAGGAGCTGAACGGCGTCAACAATTTGCTGTATTTCAGCTCCAGCAGCAGCCAGGGCACGGCGACCATGACCATTACCTTTCAGCCGGGCACCAACCCCGAGCTGGCCAAGGTCGATGTGCAGAACCGTCTGAAAGTCATCGAGCCGCGCTTGCCTCGTGCGGTCAGCCAGCAGGGCCTCCAACTGGAAGAAATATCCGCCGGGTTCCTGATGATCGCGACGCTGACTTCCACTGACGGTCGTCTGGACGAGATTGCGCTGAGCGACTATTTGACGCGCAACGTGATCAACGAACTCAAGCGCCTGAAAGGCGTGGGCAAGGCCCAGTTATTCGGCTCGGAACGTGCCATGCGCATCTGGATCGATCCGCAGAAACTGGTGGCTTTCAATCTGACTCCGGCTGATGTCAGCCAGGCTATTGCCGAGCAAAACATACAGGTTGCGGCGGGCAGCATTGGTGATTTGCCGTCCTCCACGGATCAGGAGTTGACCGCTACCGTCATGGTCAAGGGGCAGTTGAGCACGCCTCAGGAGTTTGCCGCGATTGTGCTCAAGTCGAACACCAACGGTTCAACCGTCACCATCGGCGATGTGGCCCGGGTTGAAGTCGGTGCCCAGAACTACAATTTCGCCACCCGTCTGGATGGGAAGGCATCGGTGGCCGTCGGAGTGCAACTGGCGCCGGCAGCCAACGCGATGAGCACCGCGACCCTGGTGCAGCAAAAGCTCGATGAACTCTCGCGCTACTTTCCGGCGGGTGTGAAATACGACATTCCTTACGATACGTCTCCTTTTGTGAAGGTCTCGATCACCAAAGTCATTCACACCCTCATCGAAGCCATGGTGCTGGTGTTCATCGTGATGTTCGTGTTCCTGCAGAACATCCGCTACACCCTGATCCCGGCCCTTGTGGTGCCTGTCGCCCTGATGGGCACCTTTGCCGTGATGTATGTGATCGGCTTCTCGATCAACGTGCTGACACTGTTCGGCATGGTGCTGGCAATCGGCATCCTGGTAGACGATGCCATTGTGGTGGTGGAAAACGTCGAAAGACTGATGGCCCAGGAAGGGCTTTCACCCAGAGAAGCGACGTGCAAAGCCATGGAGGAAATCAGCAGCGCCATCATCGGAATAACCCTGGTGCTGACAGCGGTCTTCATTCCCATGGCATTCATGTCGGGTTCGGTGGGGGTGATCTATCAGCAGTTCTCGATTTCCATGGCCGTTGCCATTGTGTTCTCGGCGTTTCTGGCCCTGAGCCTGACACCGGCTCTGTGTGCCACCATGCTCAAGCCGATACCTGCAAACTCGCATCACGAAAAGAAAGGTTTTTTCGGCTGGTTCAACCGGCGCTTCGAGCAAGCCAGTCAGGGCTACGAAAATCTGGTAAGCAAGGCAGTAGGGCGCATTGGACGCTACATGGTCATCTTTCTATTGCTGACAGGCATCATGGGGCTGCTGTTTGCCCGTCTGCCGTCATCGTTCCTGCCAATGGAGGATCAGGGTTATACCATCACCGATATTCAATTGCCGCCAGGTGCCAGTCAGCAACGCACCATTGAAGTGGCCAGGCAGATCGAAGCACACAACACCCGGGAGTCCGGTATTACCAATACCGTGATGATTCTCGGCTTCAGCTTTTCCGGTAGCGGGCAGAATGCTGCGCTTGCCTTTACCACGCTGAAAGACTGGTCCGAGCGAGCGGCTCAGGATTCCGCGCAATCCATTGCCGACCGGGCAACTGCCGTGTTTTCAGGTCTCAAGGACGCCATGGTCTTCAGTCTGTTGCCACCTCCCGTTGAAGGTCTTGGAACATCGGGCGGCTTCGAGGTCTGGTTGCAGGATCGCAGTTCACAAGGGTATGACGCGATGCGACAGGCTCGTGACGAGTTGTTGCGTCGAGCCAGCGACAGCCCGATCCTGCAAAACGTGCGCGAAGCCTCTCTGGCGGAAACCCCGCAAATCAATATTGACGTGGATCGCTTGCAGGCCCACGCCATGGGGGTTTCGTTCTCGGATATCGCCAGCGTGCTGTCGACCTCACTGGGTTCAGCTTACGTCAATGACTTCCCGAATCTTGGCCGCATGCAGCAGGTGATCGTGCAAAGCGAGGGAGATCGTCGGCAGCAGGTTGAAGACCTGTTGCGCCTGGAAGTCAAAAACCGTCAGGGGCGCATGGTGCCTGTTTCCGCATTCGCCACTATCAAGTGGACGAAAGGGCCAGCACAACTGACTCGTTACAACGGTTACTCGGCGATCAGTCTGTCCGGCGAGCCCGCGCAGGGGCACAGCACTGGTGATGCGATGGAGGAAATGGAGCGTCTGGCTTCGGGGCTACCATCAGGGTTTGCCCTACAGTGGACGGGGCTTTCCTTGCAGGAGCGCATATCCGGCGGCCAGGTGCCGCTGCTGCTCGGGCTGTCGATGCTGGTGGTGTTTCTGTGCCTGGCGGCGCTCTATGAAAGCTGGGCGATTCCTGCGGCAGTCTTGATGGTGGTGCCTCTCGGGATTATCGGCGCGGTGCTGGCTGTTACCTTGCGCGGCATGCCCAATGATGTGTTCTTCAAGGTCGGGATGATCACCATCATCGGACTCTCGGCGAAGAATGCCATCCTGATCATTGAGTTCGCGACGAGTCTTCATGCTCAAGGCATGGGCAGGGTCGAGGCCAGTATCCGGGCGGCTCGTCTGCGTCTGCGGCCCATCGTGATGACATCCCTGGCGTTCATTTTCGGGGTTGTGCCACTGGCGTTTGCCTCGGGGGCCAGCTCGGCCGGCCAGCAGGCGATCGGGACCGGCGTCATGGGCGGCATGCTCACGGCAACGCTGGCGGTGCTTTTCGTGCCGGTGTTTTTCGTCCTGATCATGGGGCTGCGTGAAAGAGCACAGCGTGTCTCGGCTGGTGAAGAATAA
- a CDS encoding efflux RND transporter periplasmic adaptor subunit, with the protein MPSLFRLDPSRFLLCACLAALTACGKPTAEPDMPAQVKVETVKTRPLIITTELNGRLVSPRVAEVRARVAGIVLQRVYREGSDVRQGDVLFRIDPAPFQADLESAEAALRKAQATEYQTRLQAERYAELTKISAVSRQDAENARASFLQAQADVASTRAALKRARLNLDYATVTAPISGRIGKALVTEGALVGQGDATALATIQQLQPIYADINQSTRQISELRRSLQQGGLQQLEPGQITATLIQEDGSPYPHKGTLLFSDLTVDQGTGQVTLRSEFPNFKNELLPGSFIRVQLDQARTAQGITVIQRAVQRDAAGKALVLIVDEGKVLERGVELGGVQGNRWIVKNGLNAGDQVIVSGLQHVQPGSAVTVQEEGADALAQEQK; encoded by the coding sequence ATGCCGTCTTTATTCCGTCTCGATCCAAGTCGTTTTCTGTTGTGTGCCTGTCTTGCCGCACTGACTGCCTGTGGCAAGCCCACGGCTGAGCCAGACATGCCGGCTCAAGTGAAGGTGGAAACAGTCAAGACGCGTCCCCTGATCATCACCACTGAACTCAATGGCCGCCTGGTTTCGCCACGGGTCGCCGAGGTCCGTGCCCGGGTCGCAGGGATCGTGTTGCAACGGGTTTACCGTGAAGGCTCCGATGTCAGGCAGGGCGATGTGCTTTTCCGCATTGATCCTGCCCCCTTTCAGGCCGATCTCGAAAGTGCCGAAGCGGCTTTGCGCAAGGCACAGGCGACGGAGTATCAGACTCGTCTGCAGGCCGAGCGTTATGCCGAGCTGACAAAGATCAGCGCCGTCAGCCGTCAGGACGCCGAAAACGCTCGCGCCAGCTTCCTGCAGGCCCAGGCCGATGTCGCCTCAACCCGTGCTGCGCTCAAACGCGCCCGGCTCAACCTCGATTATGCAACCGTCACTGCGCCCATCTCGGGGCGAATCGGTAAGGCGCTGGTTACCGAAGGCGCGTTGGTCGGGCAGGGCGATGCAACTGCTCTGGCAACCATCCAGCAGTTACAGCCGATCTATGCCGACATCAACCAGTCCACCCGCCAGATAAGCGAGCTGCGTCGCTCGTTGCAGCAAGGCGGATTGCAGCAGCTTGAGCCGGGACAGATTACCGCGACACTCATTCAGGAAGATGGCAGCCCATATCCGCACAAGGGGACGTTGCTGTTTTCCGACCTGACCGTTGATCAAGGCACCGGTCAGGTCACGCTGCGCAGTGAATTTCCCAATTTTAAAAATGAGCTGCTGCCCGGCAGCTTCATCCGCGTACAGCTTGATCAGGCTCGCACGGCACAAGGCATTACCGTCATTCAGCGCGCTGTACAACGTGATGCGGCAGGCAAGGCTCTGGTTCTTATTGTGGATGAGGGCAAGGTTCTGGAGCGGGGCGTTGAGCTGGGAGGCGTACAAGGCAATCGCTGGATCGTGAAGAACGGTCTGAACGCCGGTGACCAGGTCATCGTTTCCGGGCTGCAACATGTGCAACCGGGTAGTGCAGTCACCGTGCAGGAAGAGGGCGCGGATGCCCTGGCCCAGGAGCAGAAGTAA
- a CDS encoding response regulator yields the protein MTRIMLVEDDIALAELIASYLQRFDYDVTVVNRGDRALEVMHRLRPDLVILDLMLPGLDGLHVCRQLRDESPVLPIIMLTARDKNDDQILGLETGADDYVAKPCDPRVLLARIRTLLRRSLSSETRHDAQQIVLGRLLIDLAERQVKWRDQDVELSSGEYNLLLVLANHVGEVLSRDQLIQQLRGIEFNGIDRSVDVAISKLRRKFEDNPAEPRRIKTVWGKGYLLSRSEWDE from the coding sequence ATGACCAGGATTATGCTTGTCGAGGACGACATTGCGCTGGCAGAGCTGATTGCAAGTTATCTCCAGCGCTTTGACTACGATGTCACGGTCGTCAACCGGGGAGATCGTGCGCTCGAGGTCATGCATCGTCTACGTCCCGACCTTGTCATCCTTGATCTCATGCTGCCTGGGCTCGATGGCTTGCATGTCTGTCGACAGTTGCGCGACGAAAGTCCCGTTCTGCCCATCATCATGCTCACGGCCCGGGACAAGAACGACGATCAGATTCTCGGCCTTGAAACAGGTGCCGATGACTACGTCGCAAAACCCTGTGACCCTCGCGTACTCCTGGCGCGAATCCGCACCCTGTTGCGGCGCAGCCTTTCTAGCGAGACTCGTCACGATGCCCAGCAGATTGTCCTGGGGCGGCTCTTGATCGATCTGGCTGAGCGACAAGTGAAATGGCGCGACCAGGATGTCGAGCTTTCCTCCGGGGAGTACAACCTGTTACTGGTGCTTGCCAACCACGTGGGAGAGGTATTGAGTCGCGATCAGTTGATCCAGCAGTTACGCGGCATCGAATTCAACGGTATCGATCGTTCGGTCGATGTCGCCATTTCCAAATTGCGTCGCAAGTTTGAAGACAACCCTGCCGAGCCTCGCAGAATCAAGACGGTCTGGGGCAAGGGTTACCTGCTCAGTCGCTCGGAGTGGGACGAGTAA
- a CDS encoding ATP-binding protein, which produces MFKMLARLYLIMLVTYGVALFAIPEIVLSWFNQQTITYNQDQAKGTLSQIRKRFNQTPQEAWPALENELRTDFAPSRLRLVSIDDPGLSERERTALKQGLNAVRSDNYGELGTALTLIAPDTVVELVAPDAPVDINIMYWLINILIGAALLACLLVWIWPHWRDLQRLKRTAMTLGSGNLAERTQISPRSNIGELAQVFDTMAQDIEGLLNQQQELLNAVSHELRTPLSRLEFGMALVMADPLEAPTRLRLEQMVGHIRELDSLIDELLSYTRLKSPNQRPLPEAMPLQTYLDSVLGGFIDEQENKGFTLLLCLEDAAGYFALDPRLTARALQNLVGNAIRYCNKVVRVSAMLTEQGLVISVEDDGIGIPVAEQEHIFEPFYRLDRSRDRDTGGFGLGLAISRQAIECQGGSITVDSSPLGGARFEIFQPARKAG; this is translated from the coding sequence ATGTTCAAGATGCTCGCTCGGCTTTACCTGATCATGCTGGTGACCTATGGCGTCGCGCTGTTTGCGATCCCGGAGATTGTGCTGAGCTGGTTCAACCAGCAAACCATCACCTATAACCAGGATCAGGCCAAGGGTACGCTGAGTCAAATCAGAAAACGCTTCAATCAGACACCGCAAGAAGCCTGGCCAGCGCTGGAAAACGAACTGCGGACCGATTTTGCCCCGTCTCGGCTGAGGCTTGTCTCCATAGACGATCCAGGCCTGTCGGAGCGTGAGCGCACCGCTCTCAAGCAAGGCCTGAATGCTGTGCGTTCGGACAATTATGGCGAGCTGGGCACAGCACTCACCCTGATCGCCCCGGATACGGTTGTCGAACTGGTAGCGCCCGATGCGCCTGTCGACATCAACATCATGTACTGGCTGATCAATATTCTGATCGGTGCCGCATTGCTGGCCTGTCTGCTGGTATGGATCTGGCCTCACTGGCGCGATCTGCAACGGCTCAAGCGTACGGCGATGACCCTGGGCAGCGGCAATCTGGCCGAGCGAACGCAAATCTCACCACGCTCGAACATTGGCGAGCTGGCCCAGGTGTTCGACACGATGGCTCAGGATATCGAAGGCCTGCTCAATCAGCAGCAGGAGCTCTTGAATGCGGTATCCCATGAATTGCGTACCCCCTTGTCGAGGCTGGAGTTCGGCATGGCGCTGGTCATGGCCGATCCCCTGGAGGCACCGACAAGGCTGCGTCTTGAACAGATGGTGGGCCACATCCGGGAGCTGGATTCCCTGATCGATGAACTGCTTTCCTACACTCGCCTGAAATCACCGAACCAGCGTCCACTGCCCGAGGCAATGCCACTGCAGACGTATCTGGACAGCGTGCTGGGTGGCTTCATCGATGAACAGGAAAACAAGGGGTTCACGTTACTGCTGTGCCTTGAGGATGCCGCAGGATACTTTGCCCTTGATCCTCGCCTGACTGCACGCGCCCTGCAGAATCTGGTCGGCAATGCCATTCGATACTGTAACAAGGTGGTGCGCGTCAGTGCCATGCTGACAGAGCAAGGCCTCGTCATCAGTGTCGAGGATGACGGGATTGGCATACCTGTCGCCGAGCAGGAGCATATATTCGAGCCGTTCTATCGACTGGATCGAAGTCGCGACCGTGATACGGGAGGATTCGGTCTGGGGCTGGCCATCAGTCGTCAGGCCATTGAATGCCAGGGTGGCAGCATTACTGTCGATTCATCGCCACTGGGCGGTGCAAGATTTGAGATATTTCAGCCAGCACGGAAGGCTGGCTGA
- a CDS encoding diaminobutyrate--2-oxoglutarate transaminase encodes MESVQPRQASSATFTLEQFRQQAPRELNTNEYLQRQAARESNARSYPRRIPLALQEAHGLYVRDTQGQLFMDCLAGAGTLALGHNHPVAIEAMRQTLDSGLPLHTLDLTTPVKDRFVEDLFAALPENFARHARIQFCGPTGADGIEAALKLARIATGRKPIMSFSGGYHGMTLGTLSLMGNLGPKQALGSLMADVQFLPYPYDYRCPFGIGGEAGIDAGLHFIEQFLGDPESGVLPPAAIVVEVVQGEGGVIPAPVRWLQGLRQLTRKHGVALIIDEVQTGIGRTGKLFAFEHAGIEPDILVLSKAIGGGLPLSVVVYREELDTWKPGSHAGTFRGNQMAMAAGAATLRHIISENLPRHADVMGQRLMSSLRQLQSDYPCLGQVRGRGLMVGVEIVSDTPGDSRVPAADTALAQAIQRQCLHLGVILELGGRHGAVVRFLPPLIIQAEEIDVLVGVFQVALDKAIAEVKGRVLHSA; translated from the coding sequence ATGGAAAGCGTCCAGCCCCGCCAGGCATCCAGTGCAACCTTCACACTGGAGCAGTTTCGTCAGCAGGCACCCCGTGAACTGAACACCAATGAGTACCTGCAGCGTCAGGCTGCACGGGAGTCGAATGCCCGCTCATACCCGCGCCGCATTCCACTGGCGTTGCAGGAAGCTCATGGCCTTTATGTGCGCGATACTCAAGGTCAGTTGTTCATGGACTGCCTGGCAGGCGCGGGGACTCTGGCTTTGGGCCATAACCACCCGGTCGCCATCGAAGCCATGCGCCAGACGCTGGATTCCGGTTTGCCCCTGCATACCCTGGACCTGACGACACCGGTCAAGGATCGTTTTGTCGAAGACCTGTTCGCGGCATTGCCGGAAAACTTTGCCCGCCATGCGCGCATCCAGTTTTGCGGCCCTACCGGTGCCGATGGCATTGAAGCAGCATTGAAGCTGGCGCGTATCGCCACCGGACGCAAACCCATCATGTCGTTCTCCGGCGGTTATCACGGCATGACCTTGGGCACTTTGAGCCTGATGGGTAATCTGGGACCCAAGCAGGCGCTGGGTTCTCTGATGGCTGACGTGCAGTTTCTGCCGTATCCCTATGACTATCGCTGCCCGTTCGGTATTGGCGGTGAAGCGGGTATCGATGCCGGGCTGCATTTCATCGAACAGTTCCTGGGCGATCCGGAGTCAGGCGTGTTGCCTCCCGCGGCCATCGTGGTTGAAGTCGTACAGGGCGAGGGCGGTGTGATACCCGCGCCGGTGCGCTGGCTTCAGGGCCTGCGTCAGTTGACCCGCAAACATGGTGTGGCACTGATCATCGATGAAGTGCAGACCGGCATCGGTCGTACCGGCAAACTCTTTGCCTTCGAACATGCGGGCATCGAGCCGGACATTCTCGTACTGTCCAAAGCCATTGGCGGTGGCCTACCGCTGTCGGTGGTGGTTTACCGGGAAGAACTGGACACCTGGAAACCTGGCTCCCATGCCGGCACATTCCGCGGCAATCAGATGGCCATGGCCGCAGGCGCTGCGACTCTGCGCCATATCATCAGCGAAAACCTGCCGAGGCATGCTGACGTCATGGGTCAGCGCCTGATGAGTTCGCTGCGCCAGTTGCAGAGCGATTACCCATGCCTGGGTCAGGTTCGCGGTCGCGGCCTGATGGTCGGCGTGGAAATCGTCAGCGATACGCCGGGCGACAGCCGTGTGCCAGCAGCGGATACCGCACTGGCCCAGGCCATTCAACGCCAATGCCTGCACCTGGGTGTCATTCTGGAGCTGGGCGGACGCCACGGAGCGGTCGTGCGTTTCCTGCCGCCGTTGATCATTCAGGCCGAAGAAATCGATGTGCTGGTCGGGGTCTTCCAGGTTGCCCTGGACAAGGCGATTGCCGAGGTAAAGGGGCGGGTGTTGCACAGCGCGTGA
- a CDS encoding MbtH family protein, with product MSLDSPDTRFLVVVNDEEQYSIWPDYRSVPEGWRTLDVQGSKEDCLSYIEKVWTDMRPLSLRQAMQVQGQG from the coding sequence ATGAGTCTGGACAGTCCGGATACGCGCTTTCTGGTTGTAGTCAATGATGAGGAACAGTACTCGATCTGGCCTGACTATCGCAGTGTGCCCGAAGGCTGGCGCACCCTCGATGTTCAGGGCAGCAAGGAAGATTGCCTGAGCTACATCGAGAAAGTCTGGACCGACATGCGCCCGCTGAGCCTGCGTCAGGCCATGCAGGTACAAGGGCAGGGCTGA